Proteins co-encoded in one Klebsiella michiganensis genomic window:
- a CDS encoding amino acid ABC transporter ATPase — MIHVKDLQKQFGKTHVLRGISCDIAPQEVVCVIGPSGSGKSTFLRCLNALEKPDGGEVIVNGFAVHDPKTNLNTLREGVGMVFQRFNLFPHMTVLENLIMAPMSLKGLSKAEAVNRAEKLLQKVGLLDKIDAWPSSLSGGQQQRVAIARALAMEPSIILFDEPTSALDPELVGEVLAVMKQLAQEGMTMIIVTHEMGFAREVADRVIFIDQGVIQEQGVPAQIFSAPQNPRTQAFLSKVL, encoded by the coding sequence GTGATTCACGTTAAGGATTTACAGAAACAGTTTGGCAAAACCCACGTACTGCGCGGCATCTCCTGTGATATCGCGCCTCAGGAAGTGGTTTGCGTGATCGGCCCTTCCGGCTCCGGTAAAAGTACGTTTCTGCGCTGCCTGAACGCGCTGGAAAAACCGGACGGCGGCGAAGTGATTGTGAATGGTTTCGCAGTTCATGACCCTAAAACCAACCTCAACACGCTGCGCGAAGGCGTGGGCATGGTGTTCCAGCGCTTTAACCTGTTCCCGCACATGACGGTGTTGGAAAACCTGATCATGGCACCCATGTCGCTGAAAGGGCTGTCAAAAGCGGAAGCGGTAAACCGGGCTGAAAAGCTGCTGCAAAAGGTGGGGCTGCTGGACAAAATCGACGCCTGGCCTTCGAGCCTTTCCGGCGGCCAACAGCAGCGCGTGGCGATTGCCCGTGCGCTGGCGATGGAGCCGTCGATAATCCTGTTCGACGAGCCAACCTCGGCGCTGGATCCTGAGCTTGTCGGTGAAGTGCTGGCGGTGATGAAACAGCTGGCGCAGGAAGGGATGACGATGATTATCGTGACCCACGAAATGGGCTTTGCCCGAGAAGTGGCGGACAGGGTTATCTTTATTGACCAGGGCGTGATTCAGGAACAAGGCGTGCCCGCGCAGATCTTTAGCGCGCCGCAAAACCCGCGAACTCAGGCTTTTCTCAGCAAGGTTCTGTAA
- a CDS encoding amino acid ABC transporter permease, whose product MTGFRWEIISEYAPLFMQGALMTIKCTIICVILGTTWGLLLGLGRMAHADDGPWRHVLRYAVQWPVRVYVSAFRGTPLFVQIMVVHFALVPLFINPRDGIMITSGMMSVDFARDLRSEYGAFLSCVVAITLNAGAYVSEIFRAGIQSIDKGQMEASRALGMGWGKTMRKVILPQAFRRILPPLGNNAIAIVKDSSLASAIGLADLAYAARTVSGAYATYWEPYLTISVVYWVLTFLLSLLVQHMEKRFGKSDSR is encoded by the coding sequence ATGACCGGATTTCGCTGGGAGATAATCTCAGAATACGCGCCGTTGTTTATGCAGGGCGCGCTGATGACCATCAAGTGCACCATTATCTGTGTGATTTTAGGCACAACCTGGGGGCTGCTGCTGGGGCTTGGCCGTATGGCTCACGCCGATGACGGCCCGTGGAGGCATGTGCTGCGTTATGCAGTACAGTGGCCGGTGCGCGTGTACGTCAGCGCATTTCGCGGCACGCCTCTGTTTGTGCAGATCATGGTGGTTCACTTTGCGCTGGTGCCGCTGTTTATTAACCCGCGCGACGGGATCATGATCACCAGCGGGATGATGTCTGTGGACTTTGCCCGCGATCTTCGCTCCGAATACGGGGCGTTTCTCTCCTGCGTGGTGGCTATCACCCTTAACGCCGGGGCCTATGTGTCCGAGATTTTCCGCGCCGGCATTCAGTCCATCGACAAAGGGCAGATGGAAGCGTCGCGCGCGCTGGGCATGGGCTGGGGCAAAACGATGCGCAAGGTTATCCTGCCGCAGGCGTTCCGCCGCATTCTGCCGCCGCTGGGCAACAACGCTATTGCCATTGTGAAAGACTCGTCGCTGGCGTCCGCCATCGGCCTCGCCGACCTGGCCTACGCGGCACGTACCGTTTCCGGCGCTTACGCGACCTACTGGGAACCGTACCTGACCATTTCCGTGGTGTACTGGGTGCTGACGTTCCTGCTTTCGCTGCTGGTGCAACATATGGAAAAGAGGTTTGGCAAAAGTGATTCACGTTAA
- a CDS encoding hydrolase, which produces MKRLIIDCDPGNGVAGANVDDGLALALALAAPEISLELITTVSGNTPSEVGYAVASDLVARLGMSVEVARGASRALIEPAAPWREHLDHKVDKVGLRHLWKDVTAPQMLAEVAPLAVHKMGELICANPGKITLIAIGPLTNVALALQLYPQMASAVEEIVIMGGVFHVDGYLKDTNFGVDPEAAHAVLTSGANIVLVPMDVTTQTMMTHRDLDALATSDNRLSRFLVDTIRPWMDFSMQTRQLPGCWIHDVLTVAWLLEPALVSWTEDYVDVSLSGLSRGRTLRYGPEHLRLAVNVDAPRGKPVKLLQTVDNQKLLQLIDRNIRQFA; this is translated from the coding sequence ATGAAGCGTTTAATTATCGATTGCGATCCGGGTAACGGCGTTGCGGGGGCTAACGTAGATGATGGCCTGGCCCTTGCCCTGGCGCTGGCGGCCCCGGAGATTTCTCTGGAACTGATTACTACCGTGTCCGGCAATACGCCAAGCGAGGTGGGCTACGCCGTCGCGTCTGATTTAGTCGCGCGCCTGGGCATGTCCGTTGAGGTCGCCCGGGGAGCTTCACGAGCGCTGATTGAGCCTGCGGCACCGTGGCGTGAGCACCTGGATCATAAAGTCGATAAAGTGGGCCTCCGGCACCTGTGGAAGGACGTTACTGCCCCGCAAATGCTGGCCGAAGTGGCCCCGCTGGCGGTGCATAAGATGGGCGAACTTATCTGTGCGAATCCTGGCAAAATCACGCTGATCGCCATCGGCCCGTTGACCAACGTGGCGCTGGCTTTGCAGCTTTACCCGCAGATGGCGAGCGCAGTAGAAGAGATTGTGATTATGGGCGGCGTCTTTCACGTTGACGGTTACCTGAAAGACACCAATTTTGGCGTCGACCCGGAGGCCGCCCACGCCGTGCTAACCAGCGGTGCCAACATTGTTCTGGTGCCGATGGACGTCACCACCCAAACCATGATGACCCACCGCGATCTGGATGCACTGGCCACCAGCGATAATCGCCTGAGTCGTTTTCTCGTGGACACCATTCGCCCGTGGATGGATTTTTCCATGCAGACCCGCCAGTTACCAGGCTGCTGGATCCACGACGTACTGACCGTCGCCTGGCTGCTTGAGCCGGCACTGGTGAGCTGGACGGAGGATTATGTGGATGTGTCGCTGAGCGGGCTGAGCCGCGGCAGAACCCTCCGCTATGGCCCGGAACATTTGCGGCTGGCGGTGAACGTTGACGCTCCGCGGGGCAAACCGGTTAAGCTGCTGCAAACCGTGGATAACCAGAAGCTGCTGCAGCTTATTGACCGCAATATCCGCCAGTTCGCATGA